One region of bacterium genomic DNA includes:
- a CDS encoding glycoside hydrolase family 38 C-terminal domain-containing protein has translation MLYVNGKPYHGIDPFRDTVFLTNHANGDESYEFEAESYIMWHFGEDEIKTLEISQLAVMDVEMKDIYWDFRAAYNVMMVPNQDPDLVEFLKAGFIKAIEPIDQNEKDMDARRANARKARDILRREIYETDRFQKEGLIHLAGNSHLDVVFLWTHAEFVRKLGRTHATALRLLAQYPEYTFSQSQPLMYEEMKNNYPEMYEEVKQMVKAKRWEVIGAFWVEPDCNLISGESFTRQILYGIDFVEREFGVTPRTCWCPDVFGNAWTMPQILAKSGLKYFVTHKMGVWNDTNPWRKNTFWWQGPDGSRIFSLMPPTHFIGSIEADHLAEHWKNFGDKKTIGESLYNFGWGDGGGGPDVEMLEYQRRYANFPGVVPTKPSFVEEALDRMYEKGKDADLPVWNDELYLEEHRGVHTTKARLKKLNRICENLYRNAELFSVLSGRVYPRETLEQGWKIVLTNQFHDSLPGSHISPVYQDLLEAYDKTLAIGNEVLGQSRVAIVRRVHTSGEGRALVVFNSQPFVRNTIASVELEPANVHVIDSEGHEVPCQFIKHYETGRSVMLFEADGVPAVGYKVFRLIQGTGKTSFKPVSVSRTLLENDLVRVTLNGEGEIVSLVDKQTGHECIDAGKRGNVLKLYEDVPGNYEAWDIAPTYTKVTFDVSGATVEVLENGPVRSAVQVSRSFRGSKMTQRIVLTRNSARVDFETWVDWHEQQKLLKIRFFTNIVTRLATYDIPYGNIQRSSYRNNSFDEAKFEVSAHYWMDLSQHDYGLSVLNNCKYGHEAFDGMMSLSLLRGPLSPDPLSDQEQHWFTYSLYPHNGSWAEGGTHQQALDLNDPVGVVVCDGHKGELPPIHGFISVDAPNVTLEALKQAEKSHDVVIRLLERYGATRPVTVTFDKALRTATECNLLEREDVPVKMDGKTLTFEIKPYEIRTFKVRFD, from the coding sequence TTGCTCTACGTAAACGGCAAGCCCTATCACGGCATCGACCCGTTTCGGGATACTGTATTTTTGACCAATCACGCCAATGGCGACGAAAGTTATGAGTTCGAGGCCGAGTCCTACATCATGTGGCATTTCGGCGAAGACGAGATCAAGACGCTGGAAATCTCGCAACTGGCCGTGATGGATGTTGAAATGAAAGACATCTACTGGGATTTCCGCGCCGCCTACAATGTCATGATGGTGCCCAATCAGGATCCTGACCTGGTGGAATTCCTCAAGGCCGGCTTCATCAAGGCCATCGAGCCGATCGACCAAAATGAGAAAGATATGGATGCACGGCGCGCCAATGCCCGGAAAGCCCGTGATATCCTGCGCCGCGAAATCTATGAAACAGATCGCTTCCAGAAGGAAGGACTGATTCATCTGGCCGGAAACTCCCACCTGGACGTGGTCTTCCTGTGGACTCATGCCGAGTTCGTGCGCAAGCTCGGGCGTACCCACGCGACCGCCCTGCGGCTGCTGGCACAATACCCGGAGTACACCTTCTCCCAGAGCCAACCGCTCATGTACGAGGAGATGAAGAATAACTATCCGGAGATGTACGAGGAAGTTAAGCAGATGGTGAAGGCTAAGCGGTGGGAAGTGATCGGCGCCTTCTGGGTCGAGCCTGACTGCAACCTGATTTCAGGCGAATCGTTTACCCGTCAGATTCTGTACGGAATCGATTTTGTGGAGCGTGAGTTCGGGGTCACCCCGCGAACCTGCTGGTGCCCGGACGTTTTTGGCAACGCCTGGACCATGCCCCAAATTCTGGCCAAGAGTGGGCTGAAGTACTTTGTGACGCACAAAATGGGCGTCTGGAACGACACCAACCCCTGGCGGAAAAACACGTTCTGGTGGCAGGGCCCGGACGGCTCGCGCATTTTCTCGCTGATGCCCCCAACGCACTTTATCGGCTCGATCGAGGCCGACCATCTGGCTGAGCACTGGAAGAACTTCGGGGACAAGAAGACCATTGGCGAAAGTCTCTACAACTTCGGTTGGGGTGATGGCGGTGGTGGGCCGGATGTGGAAATGCTGGAGTATCAACGCAGATATGCGAACTTCCCCGGCGTGGTTCCGACCAAGCCTTCATTCGTCGAAGAGGCGTTGGATCGCATGTACGAGAAGGGCAAGGACGCCGACCTGCCGGTCTGGAACGATGAACTCTATCTGGAAGAGCACCGCGGGGTACATACCACCAAAGCCCGCCTCAAAAAGCTCAACCGCATTTGTGAAAACCTGTATCGTAACGCCGAACTCTTCAGTGTGTTGAGCGGCCGCGTCTATCCGCGCGAAACGCTGGAACAGGGTTGGAAGATTGTGCTGACCAATCAGTTCCATGATTCGCTGCCAGGCTCCCACATTTCCCCTGTTTATCAGGATCTGCTGGAAGCCTATGACAAGACGCTCGCTATCGGCAACGAGGTGCTGGGCCAGTCCCGCGTAGCGATAGTCCGCCGCGTGCATACGTCTGGCGAAGGGCGTGCCCTGGTCGTGTTTAACAGCCAGCCATTTGTCCGCAATACCATCGCATCGGTGGAGTTGGAACCCGCAAACGTCCACGTGATTGATAGTGAAGGGCATGAAGTCCCTTGCCAGTTTATCAAACACTATGAGACCGGACGCAGCGTCATGCTGTTTGAAGCGGACGGGGTTCCTGCCGTCGGGTACAAGGTGTTCCGCCTGATCCAGGGAACAGGCAAAACCAGCTTCAAGCCTGTTTCCGTCAGCCGGACGTTACTGGAGAACGATCTGGTGCGGGTGACCCTGAACGGCGAAGGGGAAATTGTTTCGCTGGTGGATAAACAGACGGGACATGAATGTATTGATGCCGGCAAGCGCGGTAATGTCCTGAAGCTTTACGAGGATGTGCCGGGTAACTATGAGGCGTGGGATATTGCTCCAACTTATACCAAGGTCACGTTTGATGTTTCAGGCGCGACCGTGGAAGTACTGGAAAATGGCCCGGTCCGTTCGGCCGTTCAAGTCTCGCGATCGTTCCGCGGTTCGAAGATGACCCAACGGATTGTGCTCACCCGCAATTCTGCCCGCGTTGATTTCGAAACATGGGTGGATTGGCATGAACAGCAGAAGTTGCTGAAGATCCGTTTCTTCACCAATATTGTGACGCGACTGGCGACGTATGATATTCCCTATGGCAATATCCAGCGCAGCAGTTACCGGAACAATTCGTTCGATGAGGCCAAGTTCGAGGTATCAGCCCATTACTGGATGGATCTCTCGCAGCATGATTATGGTTTAAGCGTCCTGAACAACTGCAAGTATGGACATGAAGCCTTCGACGGCATGATGTCACTCTCGCTGTTGCGCGGTCCGCTCAGTCCCGACCCGCTGTCGGATCAGGAGCAACACTGGTTCACCTACTCGCTCTACCCGCATAACGGGAGCTGGGCTGAAGGGGGAACACACCAGCAGGCGCTGGACCTGAATGATCCTGTTGGCGTGGTGGTGTGCGATGGGCACAAAGGCGAACTGCCCCCGATTCACGGGTTTATTTCCGTGGATGCGCCCAATGTGACGCTGGAGGCCCTGAAGCAGGCGGAGAAGAGCCATGATGTTGTGATCCGTTTGCTGGAGCGGTATGGCGCGACCCGCCCGGTGACCGTGACCTTTGATAAGGCGCTACGTACGGCGACGGAGTGCAATCTGCTCGAACGTGAGGATGTCCCGGTTAAAATGGACGGTAAGACGTTGACCTTTGAGATCAAACCTTACGAGATACGAACCTTTAAGGTGCGGTTCGATTGA
- a CDS encoding PIG-L deacetylase family protein, with amino-acid sequence MFMLSYLEKRFVKKRSCSARLLLLALITVPLLATAERLSSGPVTLCNTDRILILAPHPDDEVIGCGGVIQQSVAMKLPVRVVYFTYGDNNEWSFLIYRKHAVLAPGAVKQMGLIRHNEAVVAAETLGLSTNQLTFLGYPDFGTLRIWINHWGDSPPAEGMMTHATAVPYANALRPGAPYRGEEIVKDLTSVIRAFMPTKICVSHPADFNVDHRALYCFTQLTLWNLESEIRPEVFPYMVHFPRWPNPRGNHPGLPLKPPAFFEDDIAWRDFRLTPELIAGKEKALRAHRSQFEYAAHYLESFMRTNELFGDFERIVFPAPITTRSKVSLLPTAPPRPDERDEENHLTESERNGFVGLEWRHIQLETNAVKLSINLSRPLGEAVSAAIQVFGYRHDVPFELMPKIRVEIGLLGNTVHNQNLSLPTNRIRVLHHMRDIEAEIPLDLLGCPERLFVCARTYLGEIPLDWVSWRLVELK; translated from the coding sequence ATGTTCATGTTATCGTATTTGGAAAAGCGGTTCGTTAAAAAACGGAGTTGCAGCGCGCGTTTACTCCTCCTCGCCCTCATCACAGTCCCCTTGCTGGCCACAGCCGAACGGCTCTCTTCAGGCCCTGTAACGCTTTGCAACACTGACCGCATTCTCATCCTCGCCCCGCACCCAGATGATGAAGTCATTGGATGCGGAGGAGTCATTCAGCAAAGTGTCGCCATGAAGCTTCCCGTACGGGTGGTCTATTTCACATATGGGGACAATAATGAATGGTCCTTTCTAATTTACCGCAAACATGCCGTACTGGCCCCCGGAGCCGTCAAACAGATGGGCCTGATCCGTCATAATGAAGCGGTGGTGGCGGCGGAAACGTTGGGGCTATCCACCAACCAACTCACGTTTCTGGGCTATCCCGACTTCGGGACCCTCCGCATCTGGATCAACCACTGGGGCGATAGCCCTCCTGCCGAAGGGATGATGACTCACGCCACTGCAGTACCCTATGCCAATGCCTTGCGGCCCGGGGCACCTTACCGAGGGGAAGAAATCGTCAAGGATCTCACCAGCGTGATACGCGCCTTTATGCCAACCAAGATTTGCGTTTCACACCCGGCCGATTTCAACGTGGATCACCGGGCACTTTATTGCTTTACACAATTGACCCTGTGGAATCTTGAAAGTGAGATTCGCCCTGAAGTTTTCCCTTACATGGTCCATTTTCCCCGCTGGCCCAATCCGCGCGGCAACCACCCCGGCCTCCCCCTCAAACCGCCAGCGTTTTTCGAGGACGATATTGCCTGGCGCGATTTCAGACTGACGCCGGAGTTGATTGCCGGCAAGGAAAAAGCGTTGCGGGCACACCGGTCCCAATTTGAATATGCCGCACACTATCTGGAATCATTCATGCGAACCAATGAGCTTTTCGGAGATTTCGAAAGAATCGTCTTCCCGGCTCCGATCACGACCCGCTCCAAGGTGAGCCTGTTGCCAACCGCGCCCCCCCGGCCTGATGAACGTGATGAGGAAAACCATTTAACCGAATCTGAACGCAATGGTTTCGTTGGTCTTGAGTGGCGCCATATCCAGTTGGAAACCAATGCCGTCAAATTATCCATTAACCTGTCGCGCCCTCTGGGCGAAGCGGTATCAGCAGCTATCCAGGTTTTCGGGTACCGCCACGATGTCCCCTTCGAACTGATGCCTAAGATCCGGGTGGAGATCGGCCTCCTGGGAAATACCGTCCACAACCAGAACCTTTCACTACCAACCAATAGAATCAGAGTTTTGCACCATATGCGGGACATTGAAGCCGAGATCCCTCTCGATCTCCTGGGGTGCCCCGAACGCCTGTTTGTCTGCGCCCGAACCTACCTGGGAGAAATCCCCCTCGACTGGGTCTCCTGGCGCCTCGTGGAACTTAAATGA
- a CDS encoding DUF58 domain-containing protein translates to MSDSPHSTPSSVPPHFQLLDPEAMAKINRIELLARQTVEGFISGRHQSPYRGYSAEFAEHREYAPGDDLRDLDWQVYAKSDRYYIKQYIEETNLRATILLDASGSMSYRGENAAKHQGQPLSKFEYARFLAASLTRLLLNQQDAVGLVTYDNAIRNYIPSRTRTNHMNVLLEAMFNTTPGEESALAPVFHEVAERIHRRGLLIIISDLFDKPEEILKALHHFRFRKHEIILMHVMADEELTFPFKHWSQFQDLEQNGNHLEIDPESLRSAYLREVRTFLDAIEKGCGEMRIDYVPFSTRQDFDLALASYLAHRKSLVRR, encoded by the coding sequence ATGAGTGATTCCCCCCATAGCACTCCGTCTTCTGTCCCGCCTCACTTCCAGCTCCTGGATCCTGAGGCGATGGCAAAAATCAACAGGATTGAGCTGCTGGCGCGTCAAACCGTGGAGGGATTCATTTCCGGTCGCCACCAGAGTCCCTATCGCGGGTACTCGGCCGAATTTGCCGAACACCGGGAATATGCGCCCGGCGATGACCTCCGTGATCTCGACTGGCAGGTCTATGCCAAATCCGACCGCTACTACATCAAACAATATATCGAGGAAACCAACCTCCGTGCCACCATTCTGCTGGATGCCTCCGGCTCCATGTCCTATCGAGGCGAGAATGCCGCCAAACATCAGGGACAACCGCTCAGTAAATTTGAGTACGCCCGCTTCCTCGCCGCGAGTCTGACCCGTCTCCTCCTGAACCAGCAGGACGCTGTCGGGCTCGTGACCTATGACAACGCCATCCGCAACTACATTCCCTCCCGGACGCGAACCAATCATATGAACGTCCTGTTGGAGGCGATGTTCAACACAACCCCTGGCGAAGAATCGGCCCTCGCCCCGGTTTTCCATGAAGTTGCCGAACGGATTCACCGGCGCGGCCTCCTGATCATCATCTCCGATCTGTTCGACAAGCCGGAGGAGATTCTCAAGGCATTGCACCACTTCCGCTTCCGCAAGCATGAAATTATTCTCATGCACGTGATGGCGGATGAGGAGTTGACCTTCCCGTTCAAACATTGGAGCCAGTTCCAGGATCTAGAACAGAACGGAAACCATCTGGAGATCGATCCGGAATCCCTGCGTTCAGCTTATCTCCGTGAAGTCCGCACCTTTCTTGATGCCATTGAAAAAGGCTGCGGGGAAATGCGGATAGACTACGTCCCCTTTTCAACCCGCCAGGATTTTGATCTGGCCTTGGCCAGTTACCTGGCCCATCGGAAGAGCCTGGTGAGAAGATGA
- a CDS encoding GNAT family N-acetyltransferase, which produces MPPLEQPSSIDTVNIRPYQASDRSAIRHICAETAAAGEPLENFFSDRELVSDLVTRYYTDFVSDYSWVAELNGQLVGYLTAAPDTHAFRKSLHWSIGPQAFLLALGRGLLFKSTTWAMAGALIKRKGQCIRPPFHVPENYPAHLHINLLKQARGHHTGSKLISLLLQKLKTNHVPGVHATVLANNAGACAFFERMDFKPIFEYDETLPANKGVRDVHVIVFGKAVR; this is translated from the coding sequence ATGCCCCCCCTCGAACAACCCAGTTCCATAGACACCGTGAACATCCGTCCCTATCAGGCCAGTGACCGGAGTGCCATCCGGCATATCTGCGCTGAAACGGCTGCTGCGGGCGAGCCGCTGGAAAACTTCTTTTCAGACCGGGAATTGGTTAGTGACCTTGTAACACGATATTATACCGACTTCGTCAGCGATTATTCCTGGGTTGCCGAACTCAATGGACAACTAGTCGGGTACCTGACGGCTGCCCCTGACACCCATGCTTTCAGAAAAAGTCTCCACTGGAGCATCGGCCCACAAGCCTTCCTTCTGGCGCTCGGGCGGGGGCTTCTTTTCAAGTCGACAACCTGGGCCATGGCGGGAGCCTTAATAAAGCGAAAAGGTCAATGTATCCGCCCCCCTTTCCACGTGCCGGAGAATTACCCCGCCCACCTCCATATCAACCTCTTGAAGCAGGCACGAGGCCACCATACCGGCTCTAAACTGATTTCATTGCTGCTGCAAAAGCTCAAGACCAATCATGTCCCGGGCGTCCACGCCACTGTTCTCGCCAATAATGCCGGGGCCTGCGCATTTTTTGAACGGATGGACTTCAAGCCGATTTTTGAATACGATGAAACCCTGCCGGCTAACAAGGGAGTTCGCGATGTTCATGTTATCGTATTTGGAAAAGCGGTTCGTTAA
- a CDS encoding BatA domain-containing protein — protein sequence MTFLNPLILIGLAAIAIPILIHLLNRSKPRPIEWGAMQFLRASMTARSRRVKIEDGILLCLRCLALATLALAMARPFLPSMSAIPWILILPGIFLAVLCAGIATVLWPNEKLRRRLLKIAAAMLVIAVLATLLEQRIQARRWMTAAGGGDTVIVLDASLSMTMASEGPSQFTQAVQEARDLIEKSRPGDAMAIILAGPVPQALVSRPTSDRRELLRALDSKACKPTGSIMATLEALNLATSILADGPNVSKTVVIFTDGQAAGWDGQTEARWNFLASGFKQLPTPPRIICRRLPHPELFRNTLVTGIRLSRSIIGTDRPVKIEVSVANSGNVPVHPSALELLVDGKQIERTPIMKDLVPQAAEVFLFNHMFETPGYHVIQARLVAEDDLLADNSLEQIVHILDRLPILLVEGASTERFFFRKTASLIRVALTPRDASANKSADTSELPYLVKPTIVEAADIGTIKDLTPYRVIILADVSRLPAAEAERVAVFVKAGGGLLVTPGARAEPAFYNAWQTTAGETLLPARLEQRIYPPDPLKLELKSFTHPAVRLVAQPDQSDARLGLIASYWEMGLDPASNESRVGGRLESGAPWLLERPLGKGNVLMTPMAFDRRDSNLYSLKCFVPLLHEMVYFLATSSLQDCNIMPGTEWTLAGVVPADVNNTADWETATVTLPAGEQLPIRIKQEKNRFIVRCGETRQPGIYRVQFPAALAAAAGVASNGNSEVLFAVKNQPEESTLTFLSDADIAAIRSHVDLFLPKSLDELLTAFTGNIPGQELWKILVICALFTLLAEVTLTRWITLHRHLHQAKPVTLKSPAESVQATKTRLTELMSK from the coding sequence ATGACATTTTTAAATCCACTTATCCTCATTGGCCTTGCGGCGATCGCCATCCCGATCCTGATTCATTTGCTGAACCGCAGCAAACCCCGTCCCATCGAATGGGGTGCCATGCAGTTCCTGAGGGCCTCCATGACCGCCCGTAGCCGCCGCGTAAAGATCGAGGACGGTATCCTCCTGTGCCTGCGCTGCCTGGCGCTGGCCACCCTGGCATTGGCCATGGCCCGCCCCTTTCTTCCCAGTATGTCCGCCATCCCCTGGATCCTCATCCTGCCCGGCATCTTTCTCGCCGTACTCTGCGCCGGCATTGCCACGGTCCTCTGGCCCAATGAAAAGTTGCGCCGCCGGCTGTTGAAAATCGCGGCCGCCATGCTGGTCATTGCCGTACTGGCGACCCTCCTGGAACAGCGGATCCAGGCACGCCGCTGGATGACGGCGGCGGGAGGTGGCGACACGGTGATCGTTCTCGACGCCTCTCTCTCAATGACCATGGCCTCCGAGGGTCCAAGCCAATTCACCCAGGCGGTCCAGGAAGCCCGTGACCTGATTGAAAAGTCACGCCCCGGTGACGCCATGGCGATTATCCTGGCGGGCCCCGTCCCCCAGGCCCTTGTCAGTCGCCCCACCTCTGATCGGCGCGAGTTGCTGCGCGCCCTCGACAGCAAGGCCTGCAAACCCACCGGCAGCATCATGGCCACACTGGAAGCCCTGAACCTGGCGACCTCGATCCTGGCCGATGGTCCTAATGTGTCTAAGACCGTGGTGATATTCACAGATGGCCAGGCCGCAGGTTGGGACGGACAGACAGAAGCCCGCTGGAACTTTCTGGCCTCCGGCTTCAAGCAACTGCCGACTCCGCCGCGTATCATCTGCCGCCGCCTTCCCCACCCTGAACTGTTCAGGAATACGCTGGTCACTGGAATCCGCCTGTCACGCTCCATCATCGGTACAGATCGCCCGGTAAAAATCGAAGTCAGCGTCGCCAACTCAGGTAACGTCCCGGTCCACCCGTCCGCGCTCGAGTTGCTGGTGGATGGAAAACAAATCGAGCGAACTCCGATCATGAAGGATCTGGTGCCGCAGGCGGCCGAGGTATTCCTTTTCAACCACATGTTCGAGACACCCGGCTACCATGTCATTCAAGCCCGACTCGTGGCCGAAGATGATCTCCTCGCCGATAATTCCCTCGAACAGATTGTCCACATCCTGGATCGTCTACCGATCCTGCTGGTTGAGGGCGCCTCTACGGAACGTTTCTTCTTCCGTAAAACGGCAAGCCTCATCCGGGTCGCGTTGACCCCACGTGACGCCTCCGCCAATAAGAGTGCCGACACCTCGGAATTGCCCTATCTGGTCAAGCCCACCATTGTTGAGGCAGCTGATATCGGCACCATCAAAGATCTCACCCCATATCGCGTCATAATTCTGGCGGACGTCTCCCGTCTGCCTGCGGCAGAGGCCGAACGTGTGGCCGTTTTCGTCAAGGCAGGGGGCGGCCTGCTGGTGACTCCCGGTGCCCGCGCCGAACCGGCGTTCTACAATGCCTGGCAGACCACCGCCGGGGAGACCCTTCTTCCCGCCCGGCTCGAGCAACGCATCTACCCACCCGATCCGCTGAAACTGGAACTCAAGTCCTTTACCCATCCCGCAGTCCGACTGGTGGCGCAACCGGATCAATCGGACGCCCGGCTTGGCCTTATAGCCAGCTATTGGGAAATGGGACTCGATCCCGCCTCCAACGAGAGCCGGGTCGGCGGCCGGCTTGAATCCGGCGCCCCCTGGCTGCTGGAACGTCCACTCGGAAAAGGGAACGTATTGATGACGCCCATGGCCTTTGATCGCCGCGACAGCAACCTGTATTCCCTCAAATGCTTTGTCCCGCTGCTCCATGAGATGGTGTACTTCCTGGCGACCTCATCCCTGCAGGACTGCAATATCATGCCGGGTACAGAATGGACGTTGGCTGGCGTAGTTCCTGCGGACGTCAATAATACGGCGGATTGGGAAACAGCCACGGTCACCCTCCCCGCTGGCGAGCAACTTCCCATCCGGATCAAACAGGAAAAAAACCGGTTCATCGTCCGTTGCGGCGAGACCCGCCAACCCGGAATTTACCGTGTCCAATTCCCCGCAGCCCTTGCCGCCGCTGCCGGGGTCGCCTCGAATGGTAACTCCGAGGTGCTCTTTGCGGTGAAGAACCAGCCTGAAGAAAGCACCCTCACCTTTCTATCCGATGCCGATATCGCGGCCATCCGAAGCCACGTCGACTTGTTCCTGCCGAAATCTCTGGATGAACTTCTCACCGCCTTCACAGGGAATATACCCGGCCAGGAATTATGGAAGATCCTGGTTATCTGTGCCTTGTTTACACTCCTTGCCGAAGTTACCCTCACCCGTTGGATCACGCTACACCGGCATCTGCATCAGGCCAAACCGGTAACCCTGAAATCCCCGGCAGAAAGCGTACAGGCTACGAAAACACGACTAACGGAGTTGATGTCGAAATGA
- a CDS encoding MoxR family ATPase: MSNIETKLNPSEAPSSQGDIETVKALNMAYDNMTHQVRQAIVGQDKVVEQVLVAIFCRGHALLVGVPGLAKTLLVSTLSKVMHLTFKRVQFTPDLMPADITGTDVLEEDRTTGKRAFRFVHGPLFANMVLADEINRTPPKTQAALLEAMQERIVTVGGGDFKLPDPFFVLATQNPIEQEGTYPLPEAQLDRFMFMIKVDYPTAAEELDIAKKVTGTYKAVLEPVLSGEDILKLQEIVRRVPAADHVFEYARDLARATRPGPTSPAFIRELVQWGAGPRATINMMMAAKARAILHGRYHATTEDVREMAVCVLRHRIVPTFNADATGISTDQIVQRLLEEVKPSTDGSLT; the protein is encoded by the coding sequence ATGTCAAACATCGAAACTAAACTGAATCCATCCGAGGCCCCTTCATCGCAGGGTGACATCGAAACCGTCAAGGCGCTGAATATGGCATACGACAACATGACGCACCAGGTACGCCAGGCGATCGTGGGACAGGATAAAGTTGTGGAACAGGTGCTTGTCGCGATCTTCTGTCGAGGCCATGCGCTTCTGGTCGGCGTACCGGGCCTCGCCAAAACCCTCTTGGTAAGCACCCTTTCCAAAGTGATGCACCTGACGTTCAAGCGCGTCCAGTTCACTCCCGATCTGATGCCCGCCGACATCACTGGAACCGATGTGCTGGAAGAGGATCGCACCACCGGCAAGCGTGCCTTCCGGTTTGTTCATGGCCCGTTATTTGCCAACATGGTTCTGGCCGATGAAATCAATCGGACACCACCCAAGACTCAGGCTGCGCTTCTGGAAGCAATGCAGGAGCGGATTGTGACCGTGGGTGGCGGTGACTTCAAACTGCCCGACCCCTTCTTTGTGCTCGCCACTCAGAACCCCATCGAACAGGAAGGCACCTATCCCCTTCCCGAGGCCCAGTTGGATCGATTCATGTTCATGATCAAGGTGGATTACCCCACTGCCGCAGAAGAACTGGATATCGCGAAAAAAGTGACCGGCACTTACAAGGCCGTCCTTGAACCCGTCCTTTCGGGTGAGGATATCCTGAAGCTTCAGGAAATCGTGCGCCGTGTTCCTGCTGCCGATCATGTGTTTGAGTATGCCCGCGATCTGGCCCGGGCCACACGCCCCGGCCCCACCTCACCCGCCTTCATCAGGGAGCTGGTCCAGTGGGGTGCAGGCCCACGCGCCACCATCAACATGATGATGGCCGCCAAAGCCCGCGCCATTCTGCACGGTCGCTATCATGCCACCACGGAAGATGTCCGCGAAATGGCCGTCTGCGTCTTGCGGCATCGCATTGTCCCCACCTTCAATGCAGACGCCACCGGCATCTCCACCGACCAGATTGTCCAACGGCTTCTGGAAGAGGTCAAACCCTCGACGGACGGTTCGCTCACGTAA
- a CDS encoding prenyltransferase/squalene oxidase repeat-containing protein: MNIFTRLLGLATLTLLLASSSNAAPSVIQDVKYQRAFDEAVDKGLSFLAKSQTKDGAIGEKQSPAITSLAVMAFLARGHTPGLPPYGDVINHGIDFILTTPDTKGTMMGGQGQMYSHNIACLMLSEVSGMVDPERQARIDAILPRAIRIILDAQDVNKPESMAGGWRYQPTSTDSDISLAGWALAALRSTRNNGAPVPKEAIDKAVKFILRCRTQDNGFAYQPGGGANLARTGIGLLCLELSGRHREDVTLKAGQYIINQFKKDSPFSGDSGRYYALYYVANGMFQLGGPEWEAFAPILYDTILKTQSKDGSWPISGSHDKDITYCTSMAILSLSVSYRQLPIYQR; encoded by the coding sequence ATGAATATCTTCACACGATTACTTGGACTGGCAACGCTCACTCTCCTGCTGGCCTCCTCGTCCAACGCTGCACCCTCTGTGATACAAGATGTAAAGTATCAACGCGCGTTTGATGAGGCGGTGGATAAAGGGCTCTCCTTCCTCGCCAAATCACAAACAAAAGATGGGGCGATCGGAGAAAAGCAGTCACCCGCCATCACATCTCTGGCCGTCATGGCATTTCTGGCCCGGGGCCATACACCGGGACTTCCTCCCTATGGCGATGTGATCAATCACGGCATAGATTTCATTCTCACAACCCCGGACACGAAAGGCACGATGATGGGCGGCCAGGGCCAGATGTATAGCCACAACATCGCCTGCCTGATGCTCTCGGAAGTCTCCGGCATGGTGGATCCGGAACGCCAGGCCAGGATCGATGCGATTCTGCCAAGGGCCATCCGCATCATATTGGACGCCCAGGATGTCAATAAGCCCGAGTCCATGGCTGGCGGCTGGCGCTATCAGCCCACCAGTACCGACAGCGATATCTCCCTTGCCGGCTGGGCCTTGGCGGCCTTGCGCTCGACCCGGAACAATGGCGCACCAGTGCCCAAGGAGGCGATTGATAAAGCCGTGAAGTTCATCCTCCGCTGCCGGACCCAGGACAATGGGTTCGCCTACCAGCCCGGTGGCGGGGCCAACCTGGCCCGTACAGGAATCGGCCTCCTCTGCCTGGAACTATCCGGAAGGCACCGCGAAGATGTCACGCTTAAGGCGGGGCAGTATATTATTAATCAGTTCAAAAAAGACTCACCGTTCAGTGGCGATTCTGGCCGCTACTATGCCCTGTACTATGTGGCCAACGGGATGTTCCAGCTGGGTGGTCCGGAATGGGAAGCCTTTGCCCCGATCCTCTATGACACCATTCTTAAAACGCAGTCAAAAGACGGTTCATGGCCAATCTCGGGCAGCCATGATAAAGATATCACCTATTGCACCAGCATGGCCATTCTCTCCCTGAGTGTCTCCTACCGCCAGCTCCCCATCTACCAACGGTAG